In Ovis aries strain OAR_USU_Benz2616 breed Rambouillet chromosome 8, ARS-UI_Ramb_v3.0, whole genome shotgun sequence, a single window of DNA contains:
- the CCNC gene encoding cyclin-C isoform X2, whose product MAGNFWQSSHYLQWILDKQDLLKERQKDLKFLSEEEYWKLQIFFTNVIQALGEHLKLRQQVIATATVYFKRFYARYSLKSIDPVLMAPTCVFLASKVEEFGVVSNTRLIAAATSVLKTRFSYAFPKEFPYKMNHVLECEFYLLELMDCCLIVYHPYRPLLQYVQDMGQEDMLLPLAWRIVNDTYRTDLCLLYPPFMIALACLHVACVVQQKDARQWFAELSVDMEKILEIIRVILKLYEQWKNFDERKEMATILSKMPKPKPPPNRYFVEFNYCFYLIIYFIGIIFLIEYAILFL is encoded by the exons ATGGCAGGGAACTTTTGGCAGAGCTCCCACTA TTTACAATGGATTTTGGATAAACAAGATCTGTTGAAGGAACGCCAAAAAGATTTAAAGTTTCTCTCGGAAGAAGAGTATTGGAAATTACAGATATTTTTTACAAATG ttATCCAAGCATTAGGTGAACATCTTAAATTAAGACAACAAGTTATTGCCACTGCTACGGTCTATTTCAAGAGATTCTATGCAAG GTATTCTCTGAAAAGTATAGATCCTGTATTAATGGCTCCTACATGTGTGTTTTTGGCATCCAAAGTAGAG GAATTTGGAGTAGTCTCAAATACAAGATTGATTGCTGCTGCTACTTCTGTAT tgAAAACTAGATTTTCATATGCCTTTCCAAAGGAATTTCCTTATAAGATGAACCAT GTATTAGAATGTGAATTCTATCTTTTAGAATTAATG GATTGTTGCTTGATAGTGTATCATCCTTATAGACCTTTGCTCCAGTATGTGCAGGACATGGGCCAAGAAGACATGTTGCTTCCCCTTGCATG GAGGATAGTGAATGATACCTACAGAACGGATCTTTGCCTACTGTATCCTCCTTTCATGATAGCTTTAG CTTGCCTGCATGTAgcctgtgttgtacagcagaaagatGCCAGACAGTGGTTTGCTGAGCTTTCTGTGGATATGGAGAAG attttGGAAATAATCAGGGTTATTTTAAAGTTGTATGAGCAGTGGAAAAATTTTGATGAGAGAAAAGAGATGGCAACTATTCTTAGTAAGATGCCGAAACCAAAACCTCCTCCAAACAGGTACTTTGTAGAGTttaattattgcttttatttaattatatatttcataggcattatatttttaatagagtatgctattttgtttttataa
- the CCNC gene encoding cyclin-C isoform X1 — translation MAGNFWQSSHYLQWILDKQDLLKERQKDLKFLSEEEYWKLQIFFTNVIQALGEHLKLRQQVIATATVYFKRFYARYSLKSIDPVLMAPTCVFLASKVEEFGVVSNTRLIAAATSVLKTRFSYAFPKEFPYKMNHVLECEFYLLELMDCCLIVYHPYRPLLQYVQDMGQEDMLLPLAWRIVNDTYRTDLCLLYPPFMIALACLHVACVVQQKDARQWFAELSVDMEKILEIIRVILKLYEQWKNFDERKEMATILSKMPKPKPPPNSEGEQGPNGSQNSSYSQS, via the exons ATGGCAGGGAACTTTTGGCAGAGCTCCCACTA TTTACAATGGATTTTGGATAAACAAGATCTGTTGAAGGAACGCCAAAAAGATTTAAAGTTTCTCTCGGAAGAAGAGTATTGGAAATTACAGATATTTTTTACAAATG ttATCCAAGCATTAGGTGAACATCTTAAATTAAGACAACAAGTTATTGCCACTGCTACGGTCTATTTCAAGAGATTCTATGCAAG GTATTCTCTGAAAAGTATAGATCCTGTATTAATGGCTCCTACATGTGTGTTTTTGGCATCCAAAGTAGAG GAATTTGGAGTAGTCTCAAATACAAGATTGATTGCTGCTGCTACTTCTGTAT tgAAAACTAGATTTTCATATGCCTTTCCAAAGGAATTTCCTTATAAGATGAACCAT GTATTAGAATGTGAATTCTATCTTTTAGAATTAATG GATTGTTGCTTGATAGTGTATCATCCTTATAGACCTTTGCTCCAGTATGTGCAGGACATGGGCCAAGAAGACATGTTGCTTCCCCTTGCATG GAGGATAGTGAATGATACCTACAGAACGGATCTTTGCCTACTGTATCCTCCTTTCATGATAGCTTTAG CTTGCCTGCATGTAgcctgtgttgtacagcagaaagatGCCAGACAGTGGTTTGCTGAGCTTTCTGTGGATATGGAGAAG attttGGAAATAATCAGGGTTATTTTAAAGTTGTATGAGCAGTGGAAAAATTTTGATGAGAGAAAAGAGATGGCAACTATTCTTAGTAAGATGCCGAAACCAAAACCTCCTCCAAACAG TGAAGGAGAGCAGGGTCCAAATGGAAGTCAGAACTCTAGCTACAGCCAATCTTAA
- the CCNC gene encoding cyclin-C isoform X4: MAGNFWQSSHYLQWILDKQDLLKERQKDLKFLSEEEYWKLQIFFTNVIQALGEHLKLRQQVIATATVYFKRFYARYSLKSIDPVLMAPTCVFLASKVEEFGVVSNTRLIAAATSVLKTRFSYAFPKEFPYKMNHVLECEFYLLELMDCCLIVYHPYRPLLQYVQDMGQEDMLLPLAWRIVNDTYRTDLCLLYPPFMIALACLHVACVVQQKDARQWFAELSVDMEKILEIIRVILKLYEQWKNFDERKEMATILSKMPKPKPPPNSFVGQKSLGEN, encoded by the exons ATGGCAGGGAACTTTTGGCAGAGCTCCCACTA TTTACAATGGATTTTGGATAAACAAGATCTGTTGAAGGAACGCCAAAAAGATTTAAAGTTTCTCTCGGAAGAAGAGTATTGGAAATTACAGATATTTTTTACAAATG ttATCCAAGCATTAGGTGAACATCTTAAATTAAGACAACAAGTTATTGCCACTGCTACGGTCTATTTCAAGAGATTCTATGCAAG GTATTCTCTGAAAAGTATAGATCCTGTATTAATGGCTCCTACATGTGTGTTTTTGGCATCCAAAGTAGAG GAATTTGGAGTAGTCTCAAATACAAGATTGATTGCTGCTGCTACTTCTGTAT tgAAAACTAGATTTTCATATGCCTTTCCAAAGGAATTTCCTTATAAGATGAACCAT GTATTAGAATGTGAATTCTATCTTTTAGAATTAATG GATTGTTGCTTGATAGTGTATCATCCTTATAGACCTTTGCTCCAGTATGTGCAGGACATGGGCCAAGAAGACATGTTGCTTCCCCTTGCATG GAGGATAGTGAATGATACCTACAGAACGGATCTTTGCCTACTGTATCCTCCTTTCATGATAGCTTTAG CTTGCCTGCATGTAgcctgtgttgtacagcagaaagatGCCAGACAGTGGTTTGCTGAGCTTTCTGTGGATATGGAGAAG attttGGAAATAATCAGGGTTATTTTAAAGTTGTATGAGCAGTGGAAAAATTTTGATGAGAGAAAAGAGATGGCAACTATTCTTAGTAAGATGCCGAAACCAAAACCTCCTCCAAACAG
- the CCNC gene encoding cyclin-C isoform X3, translated as MAGNFWQSSHYLQWILDKQDLLKERQKDLKFLSEEEYWKLQIFFTNVIQALGEHLKLRQQVIATATVYFKRFYARYSLKSIDPVLMAPTCVFLASKVEEFGVVSNTRLIAAATSVLKTRFSYAFPKEFPYKMNHVLECEFYLLELMDCCLIVYHPYRPLLQYVQDMGQEDMLLPLAWRIVNDTYRTDLCLLYPPFMIALACLHVACVVQQKDARQWFAELSVDMEKILEIIRVILKLYEQWKNFDERKEMATILSKMPKPKPPPNRNSLSDSSLVAGPEAARC; from the exons ATGGCAGGGAACTTTTGGCAGAGCTCCCACTA TTTACAATGGATTTTGGATAAACAAGATCTGTTGAAGGAACGCCAAAAAGATTTAAAGTTTCTCTCGGAAGAAGAGTATTGGAAATTACAGATATTTTTTACAAATG ttATCCAAGCATTAGGTGAACATCTTAAATTAAGACAACAAGTTATTGCCACTGCTACGGTCTATTTCAAGAGATTCTATGCAAG GTATTCTCTGAAAAGTATAGATCCTGTATTAATGGCTCCTACATGTGTGTTTTTGGCATCCAAAGTAGAG GAATTTGGAGTAGTCTCAAATACAAGATTGATTGCTGCTGCTACTTCTGTAT tgAAAACTAGATTTTCATATGCCTTTCCAAAGGAATTTCCTTATAAGATGAACCAT GTATTAGAATGTGAATTCTATCTTTTAGAATTAATG GATTGTTGCTTGATAGTGTATCATCCTTATAGACCTTTGCTCCAGTATGTGCAGGACATGGGCCAAGAAGACATGTTGCTTCCCCTTGCATG GAGGATAGTGAATGATACCTACAGAACGGATCTTTGCCTACTGTATCCTCCTTTCATGATAGCTTTAG CTTGCCTGCATGTAgcctgtgttgtacagcagaaagatGCCAGACAGTGGTTTGCTGAGCTTTCTGTGGATATGGAGAAG attttGGAAATAATCAGGGTTATTTTAAAGTTGTATGAGCAGTGGAAAAATTTTGATGAGAGAAAAGAGATGGCAACTATTCTTAGTAAGATGCCGAAACCAAAACCTCCTCCAAACAG AAATTCCCTGAGTGATTCTTCACTAGTTGCAGGGCCTGAAGCTGCAAGATGCTGA